The region TCACGCCGCGTTCAGCTGCCAACTGCTTGCGCACGGCGCGTATCTTCTCAACCCGTCGTTGCCGGGTCTGCAACTCGGCAGGGAGACCGCCACCTCCGTCTCCATCCCCGTGCGTCTCGTCCTCCGACTCGTTCACCGCCTCGAGCTTCGACAGGATCTCCGCGATCTCCGCTTCCAACTGCGCTTCCGCCTGATCCATCCGGCCGTAGCTCATCGCTTTGTGACGAGACGTGTTCGCGCGGATCTTCGTCCCGTCGATCGCAACGCGGCCGAGTTTTCCCAAGCCAGCGGCCCGTGCCGTGTGCACCGTCTCGCGGAACACCTGAGCGAAATCCACACGGTGACGGATCCGAAACCGATTGATCGTGCGAAAGTCGGGCGACAACCCGCCCCCGAGATAGCGGAACCGAAGATCCCACCGAAGACGGCGCGAGATCTCGCGACCGCTGTAGACCCCCTCGATCGCGCCGAACAACCACAGCTTCAGCAGCATCCGTGGCGGATAGGCTCGCTCACCCGCCACGGCATAACGCTCCTCGAAAGCCATGAGGTCCAGACCTTCGACAAAGTCGTTAATGAAGAATGCTGCGTCGTCCGCATCCAACGCTTCGCTCAAATGCGCCGGAAACAGCTGGCCCTGGTCCTGTTCGTAGCCTTTGAACTCGATCTCTTCATTCATGACTGTCATACTTACCACTTAACGAGTCTTGGGTCAGGCTCCTAGGTAGAGTCGGTGGTGCGTTTCAACGCCGATTAACGCCGAACCGTCAGGCGGCGGAAGTGACGATTCAAGATCTGGGCAGCATCGGTGAGTTCGCGGGTGCCCTCGCGGTGATCGCGTCCGTTATATATTTGGCTGCTCAGATCCGGCAAAACACAAGGACCGTTCGTGCAACTAGCAGCCTTTCTTTCGTCCAACTGAGCCAGAACTTCAGTGCCATGTTGATCACCGATGAGAAGGTCGCCCGCCTTTACCGCTTGGGCCTCAAGGATTCGAGCCAGTTCGGCGAGGACGAGGCAGTTCAGTTCGATGCGCTGATGATTACAGTGTTTCGAGACTTCCAGAACACCTTCCAGCAGTACCGCAAGAACCAGCTCGATGAAGAGGAATGGGAAGTTTTTGCCAGGAACATCCTATGGACTTTCCGTCAGCCTGGCATCCAACAATGGTGGCAATCCAGGCGGGTCATGTTTATTGAGTCATTCCGCGAGTTCCTAGAAGGTGAGGGCGGTGGCACCGGGTAGCCGTGATGAACGGCCGGACACATCGTTAACACTTTAGTCTGGGGACATGGTTTACACGATTGGATTCCTCATTCTTCTCCCAAGTGCAT is a window of Myxococcales bacterium DNA encoding:
- a CDS encoding transposase is translated as MNEEIEFKGYEQDQGQLFPAHLSEALDADDAAFFINDFVEGLDLMAFEERYAVAGERAYPPRMLLKLWLFGAIEGVYSGREISRRLRWDLRFRYLGGGLSPDFRTINRFRIRHRVDFAQVFRETVHTARAAGLGKLGRVAIDGTKIRANTSRHKAMSYGRMDQAEAQLEAEIAEILSKLEAVNESEDETHGDGDGGGGLPAELQTRQRRVEKIRAVRKQLAAERGVTLKASSQKSFADPDANMMMTGEGSLQYCYNAQVAASEDGVIVASEVTTSALDKQQLVPMVEAIQATTRRKPGIVLADAGYLSEKNLEQLQKKRQRCLVAVSGRNKRKWPRGIHTQRMHRLLRLPWAQKIYKYRRTQGERPFAEIKQTMRFRRFSTRGRANIRGEWHLVCAAANALTIYRAARA